A genomic stretch from Candidatus Vicinibacter proximus includes:
- the nuoK gene encoding NADH-quinone oxidoreductase subunit NuoK, which translates to MNNQIPEIFTTIPLTHYLLLGTILFVVGLIGVMVRKNVIIVFMCIEIMLNAVNLMLTSTSAYFSNSSGQIMVFFTMAVAAAEVSVGLAIIVMIYKNLHTTNIDLFSKLKG; encoded by the coding sequence ATGAACAATCAGATACCTGAAATATTTACGACCATTCCTTTAACCCATTATCTTTTGCTGGGCACGATATTATTTGTTGTGGGACTGATAGGTGTTATGGTAAGGAAGAATGTCATCATTGTATTTATGTGTATTGAGATCATGCTCAATGCAGTGAATCTGATGCTGACCTCAACTTCAGCATATTTTTCCAATTCTTCCGGTCAGATCATGGTGTTTTTTACGATGGCAGTTGCGGCTGCGGAGGTATCTGTCGGATTAGCCATTATCGTGATGATTTATAAAAATCTTCACACGACCAATATTGATTTATTCAGTAAGCTTAAAGGATAG
- the lpdA gene encoding dihydrolipoyl dehydrogenase, translating to MTDLAIIGSGPGGYVAAIRAAQLGFQVTLIEKYPTLGGTCLNVGCIPSKALLDSSELFYQAKKTFDTHGIKLTNLDIEASQMFKRKADVVAQNTKGIEFLMKKNKINVVRGSASFSGPNELKIEDGNGKVEKLEFKKCIVATGSKPNIPQAFNYDKKRVISSTEALSLNEIPQSMVIIGAGVIGLELGSVFARLGTRVSILEYMDSILPGMDSDCSKELQKSLQSVGIKFYLSQSVESVSVRTNKTFVKYRSKSGGETSELESDYCLVCIGRRPYTENLHPELAGIELDERGKIKVNQELQSTNPNVYAIGDVVQGAMLAHKAEEEGVFVAEILAGQKPHIDYNLIPGVVYTWPEMAFVGKTEEQLKSEGKMYKTGKFPYKALGRARASMDMDGMVKVIADEKTDEILGVHMVGARAADMIMEAVALMEFRASAEDMARICHPHPTYTEALKEAALDATAKRAIHF from the coding sequence ATGACTGATCTTGCAATTATTGGCTCCGGCCCCGGGGGATATGTTGCAGCCATCCGCGCAGCACAATTGGGCTTTCAAGTGACCTTGATTGAAAAGTACCCGACATTGGGCGGAACCTGTCTCAATGTAGGGTGTATTCCATCCAAGGCTTTGTTGGACAGTAGCGAGCTATTTTATCAGGCAAAAAAAACTTTTGACACACATGGCATTAAACTCACCAATCTGGACATAGAGGCTTCGCAGATGTTTAAACGAAAGGCAGATGTTGTAGCCCAAAATACCAAAGGGATTGAATTTCTCATGAAAAAGAATAAAATCAATGTGGTAAGAGGTAGCGCATCTTTTTCCGGTCCAAATGAATTAAAAATTGAAGACGGGAATGGAAAAGTGGAAAAGCTCGAATTTAAAAAATGTATTGTTGCTACCGGTTCCAAACCAAATATTCCTCAGGCATTTAACTATGATAAAAAAAGAGTAATTAGCTCAACTGAGGCACTAAGTTTGAATGAAATTCCGCAATCCATGGTGATCATTGGTGCCGGTGTTATCGGACTTGAATTAGGGTCAGTGTTTGCAAGGTTGGGCACGAGGGTGAGCATTCTGGAATATATGGATAGCATTTTACCCGGTATGGATTCAGATTGTTCAAAAGAATTGCAAAAGAGTTTACAAAGTGTAGGGATTAAGTTTTATTTGTCTCAATCTGTTGAAAGTGTTTCCGTCCGGACAAATAAAACTTTTGTAAAATACCGTTCAAAATCAGGCGGAGAAACCTCGGAACTGGAATCAGATTATTGTTTGGTTTGTATCGGCAGGAGACCTTATACCGAAAACTTGCATCCTGAACTTGCCGGGATAGAGCTTGATGAGCGGGGAAAGATAAAAGTGAATCAAGAGCTTCAGTCTACTAATCCAAATGTTTATGCTATAGGTGATGTGGTCCAAGGAGCCATGTTGGCTCATAAAGCTGAGGAGGAAGGAGTATTCGTAGCTGAAATTCTTGCCGGGCAAAAGCCACATATTGATTATAACTTGATTCCCGGGGTTGTGTATACATGGCCTGAAATGGCCTTTGTTGGAAAAACTGAGGAACAATTAAAATCAGAGGGCAAAATGTATAAAACCGGAAAATTCCCTTATAAAGCTTTGGGCCGGGCTCGTGCGAGTATGGATATGGATGGTATGGTGAAAGTGATCGCGGATGAAAAAACAGATGAAATACTTGGTGTCCATATGGTAGGTGCAAGAGCAGCAGATATGATCATGGAAGCAGTGGCTTTAATGGAATTCAGGGCTTCTGCAGAAGATATGGCCCGAATTTGCCACCCACACCCTACCTACACCGAAGCTTTAAAAGAAGCTGCTTTGGATGCTACAGCTAAAAGAGCGATTCATTTTTAG
- the nuoL gene encoding NADH-quinone oxidoreductase subunit L, with protein sequence MSSINLIHFIIWPPLIGFLVNGIFGHLLPKKFAGSLACLGPLMSFIASGLLYLGFTAPVSLSYYTWFNIGGQTSVDFSFYVDQLTILMLMIVTGVGTLIHVYSMGYMDHDKGYTRFFTYLNLFLFSMLLLIMGSNLIMLFAGWEGVGLCSFLLIGFWFGNTEYNKAARKAFVMNRIGDLGFILGIFLLGIKFKSLDIQTILGSLESISIGDPAIVLITILLFIGVTGKSAQIPLFTWLPDAMAGPTPVSALIHAATMVTAGIYLVARMGGLFNLAPFTLSIITITGLATAFVAATIALKQNDIKKVLAYSTVSQLGYMVVALGCAAYGTAIFHVMTHAFFKALLFLSAGSVIHGLHGEQDITNMGGLKSSMKWTHLVFLIGTLALVGCPPLAGFFSKDEILAVVYSHSLWYFVILAFTSVFTAWYMFRIYFATFHGSYRGDPHTASKIHESPAIMLIPLVVLAILSVIGGFAGIPEILFPKHYVTEFLSPVLKSEGHHVSHFFEYCLWGITVLALLVIGYFTFRRYGTSDKTVFNKTPNSITSILKEKYYLDELYYFVLVAPLKSMGSFFKNVVDRVGIDSVVRFPDNLFRNASIGLKPLNSGIISWYVISMVLGLLCFLLLFMI encoded by the coding sequence ATGAGTTCAATCAATCTGATACATTTCATCATCTGGCCTCCACTGATTGGATTTTTGGTCAATGGAATTTTTGGACATTTACTACCGAAGAAATTTGCCGGAAGCCTGGCTTGTCTAGGGCCATTGATGAGTTTTATAGCATCTGGACTTTTGTATCTTGGGTTTACAGCACCGGTAAGTTTATCGTATTACACCTGGTTTAATATAGGAGGACAGACCTCTGTTGATTTTAGTTTTTATGTGGATCAGTTGACCATACTGATGTTGATGATTGTTACCGGTGTAGGTACATTGATTCATGTATACTCTATGGGGTATATGGATCATGATAAGGGCTATACACGATTTTTCACCTATCTTAATTTATTTCTGTTTTCCATGTTATTGCTGATCATGGGTTCCAATCTCATCATGTTGTTTGCAGGATGGGAAGGTGTGGGATTGTGTTCATTTCTTTTAATTGGTTTTTGGTTTGGAAACACAGAATACAATAAAGCTGCAAGGAAAGCTTTTGTGATGAACAGGATAGGTGATCTTGGATTTATTCTGGGCATATTTTTATTGGGCATTAAATTTAAATCTCTTGACATACAGACCATACTTGGAAGTTTAGAATCCATTAGCATAGGAGATCCCGCCATTGTACTTATCACGATATTGTTATTTATCGGAGTGACCGGGAAGTCCGCACAGATTCCTTTGTTTACCTGGCTTCCGGATGCCATGGCAGGTCCTACACCTGTTTCTGCATTAATACATGCTGCAACCATGGTTACTGCAGGTATTTATCTGGTAGCCCGAATGGGAGGATTGTTTAATCTGGCTCCTTTTACCTTATCCATAATAACCATCACCGGACTTGCAACAGCTTTTGTTGCGGCAACCATAGCTTTGAAGCAGAACGACATAAAAAAAGTACTGGCTTATTCCACCGTTAGCCAATTGGGTTATATGGTAGTTGCATTGGGTTGTGCAGCTTATGGCACCGCTATTTTTCATGTGATGACCCATGCTTTTTTCAAGGCTTTGTTATTCTTAAGCGCAGGTAGTGTCATTCATGGTTTGCATGGTGAACAAGACATCACTAATATGGGAGGACTGAAATCTTCCATGAAGTGGACACATTTGGTTTTTCTTATTGGCACGCTGGCCTTGGTTGGTTGTCCGCCTTTGGCCGGATTCTTTTCCAAGGATGAAATCTTGGCAGTGGTTTACAGTCATAGTTTATGGTATTTTGTGATACTGGCATTTACTTCGGTATTCACTGCCTGGTATATGTTCCGGATTTATTTTGCAACTTTTCATGGATCTTACCGAGGTGATCCGCATACAGCCTCAAAAATTCATGAATCCCCTGCCATTATGCTGATTCCGTTGGTTGTACTCGCCATTTTATCCGTCATTGGAGGTTTTGCAGGTATTCCGGAAATTCTATTTCCAAAACATTATGTGACTGAATTCTTAAGTCCTGTGCTCAAAAGTGAAGGCCATCATGTCTCCCATTTTTTTGAATATTGCTTGTGGGGAATAACCGTTTTAGCGCTGTTGGTAATTGGATACTTTACTTTCAGACGTTACGGGACTTCTGACAAAACAGTTTTTAATAAAACCCCAAATAGTATAACATCAATTTTGAAAGAGAAATATTATCTGGATGAACTCTATTATTTTGTTTTAGTGGCGCCATTAAAATCCATGGGCAGTTTTTTTAAGAATGTTGTAGATAGGGTTGGAATTGATAGTGTGGTTCGATTTCCGGATAATTTATTTAGAAATGCGAGTATTGGATTGAAACCATTAAATTCCGGAATTATCAGCTGGTATGTGATCAGTATGGTGCTTGGACTGCTTTGTTTTTTATTGTTGTTTATGATTTAA
- a CDS encoding NADH-quinone oxidoreductase subunit M, giving the protein MNSVLLLILFPLISAVLVFFAGRKSAGKIALTASVLSLFIFLYQMSSYHPHKGVTGSFIFNWIPGINAEFHMGLDSQSLILMLLTSLVFPIGITASLPKAEEKGATYYGLMLLGLSALLGFFAAQNAITFYVFFEAALIPFYLIVLMHGGPERKKAVFKFFIYTVFGSLLMLGAIIYFYSLIGINKAGDWSTIYLIDLPLDAQMWILGGLFVAFAIKSPLFPFHTWQADLYAQADRPTVILIAAILSKMGVFGMLRFYNVVPEAIDSMRYALICLCLIGVIYGALVAWRQSEMTRIVAYSSLSHMGMIAAALFSGTVSGLEGSLFQMFTHGILAAGLFFVIDVLMQRNNNPSIYGYTGLAKSQPRLAVYFFVIVLASVGLPLTNGFIGELYMLWGITEYNLWLGAIAGVSIILGAVYMLRFFQKSMMGESLQENSSFAPLKIQEDYIFIVMIFIILSFGFFPKTWLELSEYAVAQFAHFKI; this is encoded by the coding sequence ATGAATTCAGTTTTACTGTTGATACTTTTTCCATTGATTTCTGCTGTTCTTGTTTTTTTTGCCGGCAGAAAATCAGCAGGAAAAATTGCCCTTACTGCTAGTGTATTAAGTCTGTTTATTTTTTTATACCAGATGAGTTCGTATCATCCGCATAAAGGGGTGACAGGTAGTTTTATATTCAATTGGATTCCGGGCATTAATGCAGAGTTTCACATGGGCCTTGATTCACAAAGTCTCATTCTGATGTTGCTTACCTCTTTGGTATTTCCCATCGGAATAACTGCATCTTTACCTAAAGCAGAAGAAAAAGGAGCAACATATTACGGCTTAATGCTTTTAGGTTTATCCGCATTGCTTGGATTTTTTGCGGCACAAAACGCCATTACATTTTATGTATTCTTTGAAGCGGCCCTAATTCCTTTTTATCTCATTGTACTTATGCATGGTGGACCTGAGCGGAAAAAAGCAGTTTTCAAGTTTTTTATATATACGGTTTTTGGAAGTTTGCTGATGTTGGGTGCGATCATTTATTTTTATTCATTGATTGGAATTAATAAAGCTGGTGATTGGTCTACTATTTATTTGATAGATCTACCATTGGATGCGCAAATGTGGATTTTGGGTGGCTTGTTTGTAGCGTTTGCTATAAAATCACCATTGTTTCCATTTCATACCTGGCAGGCTGATTTATATGCACAGGCAGATCGTCCGACCGTAATTCTTATTGCTGCTATCCTATCAAAAATGGGTGTCTTCGGCATGTTGAGATTTTACAATGTGGTACCGGAAGCAATTGATTCCATGAGGTATGCATTGATATGTCTTTGTTTGATAGGTGTAATATACGGGGCTTTGGTTGCATGGAGGCAATCAGAGATGACCCGAATAGTTGCGTATTCTTCCTTATCACATATGGGCATGATTGCAGCTGCATTATTTTCAGGAACGGTTTCCGGATTAGAGGGCAGTTTGTTTCAAATGTTTACACACGGAATATTGGCAGCCGGTTTATTTTTTGTAATTGATGTTTTGATGCAAAGAAATAACAACCCAAGTATTTATGGATATACCGGTTTGGCAAAATCTCAACCCAGGCTTGCTGTTTATTTTTTCGTGATTGTACTTGCTTCAGTGGGATTGCCTTTGACGAATGGATTTATTGGTGAATTGTATATGTTGTGGGGAATAACGGAATATAATTTATGGTTAGGCGCCATTGCAGGTGTAAGCATTATACTTGGCGCTGTGTACATGCTGCGCTTTTTTCAAAAATCCATGATGGGAGAGTCCTTACAGGAAAACAGTTCCTTTGCTCCGTTGAAAATTCAAGAAGATTATATTTTTATAGTGATGATATTCATCATTTTGAGTTTTGGTTTTTTTCCAAAAACCTGGCTCGAACTTTCCGAATATGCTGTTGCACAATTTGCTCATTTTAAAATCTAA
- a CDS encoding NADH-quinone oxidoreductase subunit J, giving the protein MIDKIFFILSALTIISATMVVVSKHPIRSVLFLVLTFFLISAHYVLLNAQFLALVNIVVYAGAIMVLFLFVIMFLNLNKEIETVKGYFPWFAAVISGGCLMLIVISALEKSSIRPKSTVSDYSIGLVENLGMVLYKDYLVPMELSAVLFFVAMAGVVLLNRKERIISSH; this is encoded by the coding sequence TTGACAAAATATTTTTTATCCTGTCTGCTTTAACCATCATTAGTGCAACCATGGTGGTGGTATCCAAGCATCCTATAAGAAGTGTACTTTTTCTGGTATTGACTTTCTTTTTGATTTCTGCTCATTATGTTTTATTGAATGCGCAGTTTTTGGCATTGGTGAATATCGTTGTTTACGCCGGGGCCATAATGGTTTTATTTTTATTTGTGATTATGTTTTTAAATCTCAACAAAGAGATAGAAACGGTCAAAGGTTATTTTCCATGGTTTGCTGCCGTAATATCGGGAGGATGTCTAATGCTTATTGTTATTTCTGCTTTGGAGAAATCCAGTATTCGTCCAAAGAGTACAGTATCGGATTACTCTATCGGTTTGGTAGAAAATCTGGGCATGGTACTTTATAAAGATTATCTGGTGCCAATGGAATTGAGTGCTGTTTTATTTTTTGTTGCCATGGCCGGAGTAGTATTGTTGAATAGAAAAGAAAGAATTATTTCATCTCATTGA
- a CDS encoding glutamate--tRNA ligase, translating to MNPVRVRFAPSPTGALHIGGVRTALYNYLFAKQNKGTFILRIEDTDQTRYVPGAEEYILESLRWTGLIPDEGLGYGGPYGPYRQSERKAIYLDYAKQLIHLGYAYYAFDTTDEIEEMKKRLASESNPMPKYDYHTRGQMKNSLTRSADEVENLFNANTPWVIRLKVPPSETVSIVDKVRGEVNFNSEELDDKVLIKSDGMPTYHMANVIDDRLMKITHVIRGEEWLSSTAHHVLLYRFFGWEAEMPEFAHLPLILKPNGNGKLSKRDGAQFGFPVFPIDWKSEEGENFSGFREAGFLPGALINFLVLLGWNPGTEQEIFTMDELIQMFSLEKIIKSGARFDYNKAKWFNSTYIQKEDFQVLQNQVKAIFSEHELDISEDQLKTIYHLYKDRAVLVTDFFHMGKYIVLPPSSTDDEFKTKKWKREWADAFINLGNGFKDLKEWNHDSLEAKIKEFMNLYQMKMGEVLPSIRVMLSGTPMGPDVYQMLMAVGKEKSIERIYSGVQQLSNE from the coding sequence ATGAATCCGGTAAGAGTACGATTTGCCCCAAGTCCGACAGGGGCCTTGCATATAGGTGGTGTACGAACTGCACTATATAATTACTTGTTTGCGAAACAGAATAAGGGCACATTCATACTAAGAATAGAAGATACAGACCAAACCAGATATGTCCCCGGTGCCGAAGAATATATTTTGGAGAGTTTGCGGTGGACAGGATTGATTCCTGATGAAGGATTGGGTTATGGCGGTCCTTATGGTCCATACCGACAATCTGAAAGAAAGGCAATTTATTTAGATTATGCAAAGCAATTGATCCATCTTGGTTATGCCTATTATGCTTTTGATACTACGGATGAGATTGAGGAAATGAAAAAACGACTTGCGTCTGAATCCAATCCAATGCCAAAGTATGATTACCATACAAGGGGGCAAATGAAAAACAGTCTTACAAGGAGTGCTGATGAAGTTGAGAATTTATTTAATGCCAACACGCCATGGGTGATTCGACTGAAGGTGCCTCCATCAGAAACAGTGAGCATTGTGGACAAAGTAAGAGGAGAAGTTAATTTTAATTCAGAGGAGTTGGATGATAAAGTTTTGATCAAATCAGATGGAATGCCTACTTATCATATGGCAAACGTTATTGATGATCGGTTGATGAAAATCACCCACGTTATTCGTGGGGAAGAGTGGTTAAGCAGTACAGCGCACCATGTGTTGTTGTATAGATTTTTTGGTTGGGAAGCCGAAATGCCAGAGTTTGCGCACTTGCCATTGATTCTAAAGCCGAATGGAAATGGAAAATTATCCAAACGGGATGGTGCTCAATTTGGTTTTCCGGTTTTTCCTATAGATTGGAAATCAGAAGAGGGTGAAAATTTTTCAGGATTCAGAGAAGCGGGATTTTTGCCAGGCGCTTTGATCAATTTTTTAGTACTGTTGGGATGGAATCCGGGAACAGAACAAGAAATTTTTACAATGGATGAATTGATTCAAATGTTTTCATTGGAGAAGATTATTAAATCAGGAGCGAGGTTTGATTACAATAAAGCAAAATGGTTTAATTCAACTTACATTCAAAAGGAAGACTTTCAGGTTTTACAAAATCAAGTCAAAGCAATTTTTTCAGAACATGAATTGGATATTAGTGAAGATCAGCTAAAAACTATTTATCATTTGTATAAGGACCGTGCAGTTTTAGTTACTGATTTTTTTCATATGGGTAAATATATTGTATTGCCACCAAGTTCCACCGATGATGAATTCAAGACAAAAAAGTGGAAGCGTGAATGGGCAGATGCATTTATAAATTTAGGAAATGGTTTTAAAGATTTGAAGGAATGGAATCACGATAGTTTGGAAGCAAAGATTAAAGAGTTCATGAATCTGTATCAAATGAAAATGGGAGAGGTCTTGCCATCTATTCGGGTAATGTTATCCGGGACTCCTATGGGGCCGGATGTGTACCAAATGCTTATGGCAGTGGGAAAGGAAAAATCGATTGAAAGAATATATTCAGGAGTGCAACAACTGAGCAATGAATAA
- a CDS encoding NADH-quinone oxidoreductase subunit N, whose translation MLPLIILTIIGVLILFLGFTRKTKLIVPIAILGVLGAIAAYLAATKMYNEWMGGMMSLHGPPLIFNYLILVIALFILPFINVFSKRGSEEVADFTGLILFSLIGGIMMVSHLDLIVLFLGIEIMSIAMYILAGADRRILQSNEAALKYFILGAFSSAILLFGIALFYASTGTLKIYDLHVGDSPIFQLSVLIIFCAFAFKVALVPFHFWAPDVYQGSPTIFTATMATIVKIAAFGALFQFLRYLGNNVGEWMFWLMSIVALASLVLGNIMAYTQTSVKRLLAYSSIVQAGFILIGFLQLKQEDSWPILYYLVAYCLASLVCFFVCYFVENKKGSDHIDEFEGLFYANPVLAVVMTIALISLGGGPLTAGFMAKLFVLNHAASVGSIALVVMALVFAVTSMYYYFKIINRMFTKNSEQAVWSVSWTYQGVLILMSILTFIAGILPFWIVNLFK comes from the coding sequence ATGTTGCCATTAATTATACTTACCATTATAGGCGTGTTGATTTTGTTTCTTGGATTTACCAGGAAAACGAAACTGATTGTTCCCATTGCTATCTTGGGCGTACTAGGTGCAATAGCGGCTTATCTTGCAGCAACAAAAATGTACAATGAATGGATGGGAGGAATGATGAGTCTGCATGGTCCACCACTAATTTTTAATTATTTGATTTTAGTAATTGCATTGTTCATACTTCCATTTATAAATGTATTCAGCAAAAGAGGTTCTGAGGAAGTAGCTGATTTTACGGGACTCATTTTATTTTCATTGATAGGAGGGATCATGATGGTTTCTCATCTGGATCTTATTGTTCTGTTTCTTGGAATTGAGATCATGTCCATTGCCATGTACATATTGGCGGGAGCTGACCGAAGGATTTTACAATCCAATGAGGCCGCTCTTAAGTATTTTATTTTAGGTGCATTTTCAAGTGCGATTTTACTGTTTGGAATAGCCTTGTTTTATGCATCCACAGGCACTTTAAAAATATATGATCTTCATGTAGGCGATTCACCTATATTTCAATTGAGCGTGCTGATTATTTTCTGTGCGTTTGCTTTTAAAGTTGCACTGGTGCCATTTCATTTTTGGGCACCTGATGTTTATCAGGGATCTCCAACCATTTTTACAGCAACCATGGCTACAATCGTCAAGATTGCTGCTTTTGGCGCTTTGTTTCAATTTTTAAGGTACCTTGGAAATAATGTTGGCGAATGGATGTTTTGGTTGATGAGTATTGTTGCTTTGGCGAGTTTAGTTCTTGGCAACATCATGGCATATACACAGACCAGTGTGAAGCGTCTATTGGCTTATTCCAGTATCGTGCAGGCGGGATTTATTTTAATTGGTTTTCTTCAACTCAAACAAGAGGATTCATGGCCAATACTTTATTATTTGGTAGCCTATTGTTTAGCCTCTTTGGTATGTTTCTTTGTTTGTTATTTTGTAGAGAACAAAAAGGGGTCTGACCACATTGACGAGTTTGAAGGTTTGTTTTATGCGAATCCGGTTTTAGCAGTTGTGATGACCATCGCGCTCATTTCACTTGGCGGGGGGCCACTTACGGCAGGATTTATGGCAAAACTTTTTGTTTTAAACCATGCCGCCTCTGTAGGTTCAATCGCTTTGGTTGTGATGGCTTTGGTTTTTGCAGTGACTTCCATGTATTACTATTTTAAGATCATAAACAGGATGTTTACAAAAAATTCCGAACAAGCTGTATGGTCTGTTTCATGGACCTATCAAGGGGTTCTTATACTTATGTCAATCCTTACTTTCATTGCGGGTATATTGCCATTTTGGATTGTCAATTTATTCAAATAA
- a CDS encoding polysaccharide deacetylase family protein, protein MYLSFTPKFLQQLLPGLIWRMESVEKKVYLTFDDGPIPEVTPWVLDELDKYGAKATFFCVGQNVEKYGDIFHQLKSQGHTIGSHTYNHISGWASDNLDYMLNVRKASKICESNIFRPPYGKIRPSQTRFLKHHYRIVMWDVLSGDFDPNISAEQCLQNVLKNTIAGSIVVFHDSIKSFEKLKFVLPRVLNYYSEQGYQFVNLDELSGKSPVNRLVGVNS, encoded by the coding sequence ATGTATCTAAGCTTCACACCAAAATTTCTTCAGCAATTACTTCCCGGGCTGATATGGAGGATGGAATCCGTAGAAAAAAAAGTTTATTTAACTTTTGACGATGGTCCTATCCCTGAAGTTACGCCATGGGTATTGGATGAGTTAGACAAGTACGGTGCAAAAGCTACTTTTTTTTGTGTAGGTCAAAATGTCGAAAAATATGGAGATATTTTCCATCAGTTGAAGTCTCAGGGACATACCATCGGTAGCCATACTTATAACCATATCTCAGGCTGGGCTTCTGATAATCTGGATTACATGCTCAACGTGAGAAAGGCCTCTAAAATATGTGAATCGAATATTTTCAGGCCACCTTATGGCAAAATTCGTCCCTCACAAACCCGATTCCTTAAACACCACTATCGGATTGTAATGTGGGATGTACTGAGTGGGGATTTTGATCCAAATATCAGCGCTGAGCAATGTTTGCAAAATGTGCTGAAAAACACCATTGCGGGTTCTATCGTCGTTTTTCACGACAGCATCAAGTCATTTGAAAAACTAAAATTTGTACTCCCAAGGGTTTTGAATTATTATTCTGAACAAGGATATCAATTTGTCAATTTGGATGAATTATCCGGAAAGTCTCCTGTCAATAGACTTGTTGGCGTGAATTCATAA